The Tripterygium wilfordii isolate XIE 37 chromosome 17, ASM1340144v1, whole genome shotgun sequence genome has a window encoding:
- the LOC119982414 gene encoding senescence-specific cysteine protease SAG39-like, protein MEYLRNMCLVLILILGTWASLAGSRTLQDTSMLEQYQQWMSQHGRVYKTDAEKEQRFKIFSENVARIEAFNMAGNKSYRLGINQFADLTNEEFRTSRNRFRGHLVSSKDVVSFKYQNVTAIPSAMDWRRKGAVTPVKNQDKCGCCWAFSAVAAVEGITKLRTEKLISLSEQELVDCDVKGEDKGCNGGLMDDAFKFIIKNHGLTTERNYPYKGADGKCNTRRAANPAVKIKGYQNVPANNENALLNAVAHQPVSVAIDAGGFEFQFYFGGIFKGVCGNQLNHGVAAVGYGVTEDGTKYWLVKNSWGPEWGEKGYIRMQRDVGHEGGLCGIAMMASYPTA, encoded by the exons ATGGAATACTTGAGAAACATGTGTTTGGTTTTGATCTTGATTTTGGGAACCTGGGCTTCTCTCGCCGGGTCTCGCACTCTCCAAGATACATCCATGCTTGAGCAATACCAACAATGGATGTCTCAGCATGGACGAGTGTATAAAACTGATGCGGAGAAGGAGCAACGCTTCAAGATTTTCAGCGAAAACGTAGCTCGTATTGAAGCTTTCAACATGGCTGGAAACAAATCTTACAGGCTTGGCATCAATCAGTTTGCAGATCTCACAAATGAAGAGTTTAGGACATCAAGAAACAGATTCAGAGGTCATTTGGTGTCCTCCAAGGATGTTGTTTCATTCAAGTATCAGAATGTCACTGCAATTCCATCTGCAATGGACTGGAGAAGGAAAGGAGCTGTAACGCCTGTCAAGAATCAAGACAAATGTg GATGTTGCTGGGCTTTTTCGGCTGTTGCAGCAGTGGAAGGGATTACTAAGCTTAGAACTGAAAAACTGATCTCTCTTTCTGAGCAAGAGTTGGTGGATTGTGACGTCAAGGGTGAGGATAAAGGTTGCAACGGTGGATTAATGGACGATGCCTTCAAGTTCATCATCAAAAACCATGGTCTCACCACCGAAAGAAACTATCCTTACAAGGGAGCTGATGGCAAATGCAACACCAGAAGGGCAGCCAACCCCGCTGTCAAGATAAAAGGTTATCAAAACGTTCCTGCAAACAATGAGAATGCATTGCTGAATGCTGTCGCCCACCAACCAGTCTCCGTAGCCATTGATGCCGGAGGCTTTGAGTTTCAATTTTACTTTGGTGGAATCTTCAAAGGAGTCTGTGGGAATCAATTAAACCATGGAGTGGCTGCTGTGGGTTATGGGGTCACCGAGGACGGAACCAAGTACTGGCTGGTGAAGAACTCATGGGGACCAGAATGGGGTGAGAAAGGCTACATAAGGATGCAAAGAGATGTGGGACATGAGGGAGGCCTATGTGGCATTGCTATGATGGCCTCTTATCCTACTGCTTAG